From a single Anaerolineaceae bacterium oral taxon 439 genomic region:
- a CDS encoding DNA-binding response regulator, with protein sequence MDKLRVLLVDDHEVVRLGIRALLNQSEGFEVVGEASNARESIELTAEIMPDIVLMDIRLPGMSGIEACEEITQKNKDVKVVMLTSYAEDEMLFAAIRAGASGYLLKQISSEDLIRSLNSVARGDAALLDPMVTQRVFQEVRRAVKEEEASAFAVLSQQEKHVLMLVSEGKTNREIAKSLFLGEGTVRNYVSSILSKLGTSNRAEAAAYAVEHNLKEYV encoded by the coding sequence ATGGATAAATTACGTGTTCTCCTCGTAGATGATCATGAAGTCGTACGATTAGGGATTCGAGCCTTACTGAACCAAAGCGAGGGCTTTGAGGTTGTCGGAGAGGCCAGCAACGCGCGAGAGTCGATTGAATTAACCGCTGAGATCATGCCTGATATTGTTTTAATGGATATTCGTCTGCCGGGGATGTCCGGGATCGAGGCTTGCGAAGAGATTACCCAGAAAAACAAGGACGTGAAGGTTGTCATGCTGACGTCATATGCGGAGGATGAAATGCTGTTCGCGGCGATCCGGGCCGGCGCTTCAGGCTACCTGTTGAAACAGATCAGCAGCGAGGACCTGATCCGGTCGCTGAATTCGGTCGCGCGCGGCGACGCGGCGCTTTTGGACCCCATGGTCACGCAGCGGGTTTTCCAGGAAGTACGGCGCGCGGTCAAAGAAGAGGAGGCTTCGGCGTTCGCCGTCCTTTCCCAGCAGGAAAAGCATGTCCTGATGCTGGTTTCCGAAGGAAAGACGAACCGGGAAATTGCGAAGTCGCTGTTTCTCGGCGAGGGGACGGTCCGCAATTACGTCAGCAGTATCCTGTCGAAGCTGGGGACAAGCAATCGCGCCGAGGCGGCGGCTTACGCCGTCGAGCATAATTTAAAAGAATACGTTTAA
- a CDS encoding GTP-binding protein TypA, with product MGLRKRTDLRNIAIIAHVDHGKTTLVDAMLKQAKVFRENQQVDERIMDSNALERERGITILAKNTAITIPDPESGGLVKINIVDTPGHADFGGEVERVMNMVDGAILLVDAAEGPMAQTRFVLKKALHRGLKVIVVINKMNRKDADPERTLNRTFDLFIDLGASDEQADFPVIYANGIEGRAGTTPALSDSLQPLFDTILRKIDPPELDVDGPFQMMVTNIFYDEYRGLSALGKINRGRAVAGMSLARIDFSGVAVPERIRYLMTYNGLSRVDIESADAGEIIAIMGLEAVAIGETLTDPNTPEALPIIRVEEPTVKMTFAINSSPMGGREGKFSTSRNLRERLYNELRNNVALRVEDTDTSDAFVVAGRGELHLAILIETMRREGYEFQVSRPEVILETGENGETLEPFEEVYIETAPESVGTIVEMLGARRGRMQDMSDNPDGSTHLTYVIPTRGLLGFRYQFLTATHGMGVLNTSFLEYAPYAGPIQSRLTNSIVAWENGITTTYGLKNAEERGVLFVGPGVEVYEGMVIGESMRVTDLAVNVCKKKHLTNMRQSNKDIEVRLNAVRQMSIDEAIEYLADDELLEVTPKNFRIRKKILDTEERGKVQRRERERIEGA from the coding sequence ATGGGACTTCGAAAACGAACGGATTTAAGAAATATTGCGATTATTGCGCATGTCGATCATGGTAAGACGACGCTGGTCGACGCGATGCTGAAACAGGCGAAAGTATTCCGCGAGAATCAACAGGTTGACGAGCGGATCATGGATTCAAACGCGCTTGAACGTGAGCGCGGGATTACGATCCTGGCGAAGAATACCGCGATTACGATTCCGGATCCGGAATCGGGCGGGCTGGTCAAAATTAATATTGTCGATACGCCGGGGCACGCTGATTTCGGCGGCGAGGTCGAGCGCGTCATGAATATGGTCGACGGGGCGATTCTCCTTGTCGACGCCGCCGAAGGGCCCATGGCGCAGACGCGTTTTGTCTTGAAAAAAGCGCTTCACCGCGGATTGAAGGTGATTGTCGTGATTAATAAAATGAATCGGAAGGACGCCGATCCGGAACGGACGCTGAACCGGACGTTCGATTTATTTATCGATCTGGGCGCGAGCGACGAACAGGCGGATTTCCCGGTTATTTACGCGAACGGGATCGAGGGCCGCGCCGGTACGACACCTGCGCTTTCTGATTCGCTCCAGCCGCTGTTTGATACGATTTTACGCAAGATCGATCCGCCGGAGCTGGACGTCGACGGGCCGTTCCAGATGATGGTTACCAATATTTTCTATGACGAATATCGCGGTTTGAGCGCGTTGGGGAAGATCAATCGCGGACGCGCGGTCGCGGGAATGAGTCTGGCGCGGATCGATTTCAGCGGCGTCGCGGTCCCTGAGCGGATCCGCTACCTGATGACGTATAATGGGTTGAGTCGGGTAGATATTGAATCGGCGGATGCGGGCGAAATTATCGCGATTATGGGGTTGGAGGCGGTCGCGATCGGAGAAACGCTGACCGATCCGAATACGCCGGAAGCGCTCCCGATTATTCGCGTCGAGGAACCGACGGTAAAGATGACGTTCGCGATCAACTCGTCGCCGATGGGCGGGCGCGAAGGGAAGTTCAGTACGTCGCGCAACCTGCGTGAACGATTGTATAACGAGTTGCGCAACAACGTTGCGCTTCGCGTTGAAGATACCGATACCTCGGACGCGTTTGTTGTCGCCGGCCGCGGCGAGCTGCACCTGGCGATCCTGATCGAGACGATGCGCCGCGAGGGGTATGAGTTTCAGGTATCGCGGCCTGAAGTTATTCTTGAGACCGGCGAAAACGGCGAGACGTTGGAGCCGTTTGAGGAGGTTTATATCGAGACCGCGCCGGAGTCGGTGGGGACGATTGTCGAGATGTTGGGCGCGCGTCGCGGGCGGATGCAGGATATGTCGGATAATCCGGATGGCTCGACACACCTGACGTACGTTATTCCGACGCGCGGGCTGCTCGGCTTCCGGTACCAGTTCCTGACCGCGACGCACGGCATGGGCGTTCTCAATACGTCGTTCCTTGAATACGCGCCGTACGCGGGTCCGATTCAGTCGCGGTTGACGAATTCAATCGTCGCCTGGGAAAACGGGATAACGACGACGTATGGACTGAAGAACGCGGAAGAGCGCGGCGTTCTGTTTGTCGGCCCCGGCGTTGAGGTTTACGAGGGCATGGTCATCGGAGAGTCGATGCGTGTGACGGACCTGGCGGTCAACGTCTGTAAGAAGAAACATTTGACCAACATGCGACAATCGAATAAGGATATCGAGGTCCGGTTGAACGCCGTTCGGCAGATGAGCATCGACGAAGCGATCGAATATTTAGCGGACGACGAGCTTTTAGAGGTTACGCCGAAAAATTTCCGGATCCGAAAAAAGATTCTGGATACCGAAGAACGCGGCAAAGTGCAGCGCCGGGAACGGGAACGGATCGAGGGCGCTTAG